gtttattaagggtgctaagagttgttaagaAGCCCcgatccccctcacagagctccaattcccagagttccatgggaagaaCCATTGCCTGTTATACCACTCTGAGAATCGGAGCTCTGTGAGTGGAAGAGAATGGTGGTCTCCCAAGAACTCtcaacatccttaacaaactacactccTCAGGATTCAGGGAGTTCTTTAAAGGGACAGGAtactattttaaatgtattgtgcagaccattggtccatccaactcAGTAGGTTCTGCAGCTTTGATCTACACTGGGCAGAATGCTCATGAAGCttgcaaatgcttttttttttttttgcttctgcatgAATGCTATGAACTGTGGCTGTGGTGTTTAATTGGTTAATCCACCAGACTAATTGCTTAAAAAACTTTTAATATATTATTAAACCAGTACACCTTTTTGGAAATGCTTATACAACTGCAGACTGCAAGCTTCATTTAAACAAATCCCCTTCCCTTACCTAAGAGAGATTGCATCTTTTAAGATGATTTGTGTTGTGATACAAAATCAGAACTATTGGTTAGACCTGTAGTGTAGGCACATTTAACCTAATGATTAATCAATTAAAATGTTCTTAATTGTAttgcccattcctgtccattatggtgctggaggagactcttgagagtcccatggactgcaagaagatcaaacctatccattctcaaagaaatcagccctgagtgctcactagaaggacagatcctgaagttgaggctccagtactttggccacctcatgagaagagaagactccctagaaaagaccctgatgttgggaaagatggagggcacaaggagaaggggacgacagaggatgagatggttggacagtgttctcaaagctactaacatgagtttggccaaactgtgagaggtagtgaaggataggcgtgcctggtgtgctctggtccatggggtcacgaagagtcggacacgactgaacgactgaacaacaacaattgtattgCATCCCTACCAGTAACACAAACAGCACAAGATATATTCAAAGGTGGTTTTGGCCTCATGCGAAAATGTCAGGGGATTCATGTCCTGGCATTAACCATTATGTTTCAGAAGTGTTGGTGGTGCTCAGTTCAGTGTGGAATATGAATGTGTTCGGCACCTCCTGTGCAGTAATTGAGAAACGCACAATCCTTTCTAGAGGGGTGCATAACTCACCACACGGAGCTGTAATGGCTCGTTTGGAGACACACCAGAGTATCATATAAATGAGTACATTTTAATGATTCTTTAAATATGATCTCAGGGACTCCTATGGTTACAGTCATTGACCCAAAGTATGATGATAGTTAACATGATGCTCATACCATCTTTCCATGCATACATTTAACTGTAAAATTCGAAGCTGTATCTTGGACCTTTTGGGTGTTAGATTTAAGCACCCATCACAAAGCAATATGTAAGGGCAGAAATTGTTCCATTAAGGGCTGGATTATGGCATTATAGTTATATAGCAATGTAGCAGTACTATTTGCTGTTGCTTCTCCTTGAATGGTGCCAATGTAGATCAAACAGCTTCACTTGGCTGCATTAGGCTGCAGGCGCAGGAACAACCCAACGGGGAGGTCTATAGTAACAGATCTTGTAGTCTGTTTCTTGCCCCCATGGAACACAGACAGTTACCTTGCACCATGTAAGACCATTTGTCCATCAAGTCCAGATCTGTCTACTCTGAAGTGGCAATAGCTTCACAGGGCCTGATGCAGCAACATTCCCCATAATTTTTTAAGGAAGGATGCAAGGATGGagtctgagaccttctgcatacaaagcactcCCACTGAACTGCCCCCTTCCCTATAGCTGCATGTTTTACAGAGGAGAAACTGAAACATGAATGAGGACCTGCAGTGATGCTAGTCGAGATTAGTTTggtcctgtgtgtgtgtaagcatgtTACTGTTTATATTTGAGCTTATTACAATTTTGCTATATTTTTCGATAGGGAATTTTTCTCAGTTTATATGACAATGGATAAAGATCTGCTCCTGTTTCCTTCCAGATGTGCTGAGACTTGCTAGGAGAAGAGGAGAACTGCGGTCTTTGGTAGACGTCGGACAAGACATAACAGCGGAAAGGGGGGATTCCAGATCCAGGGCTGCTGTAGGTAGACCAGTGTCCCCTCATCAGGCAGAACAACATGGTGGCTCTactgatttttcttttccaagAGGTGACAAGGGTGAGGTTGGGAGCCCTGGCCCCATAGGAATTCCGGGGCCAAAGGGAGACACAGGGGAACATGGAGAACCAGGTCCAAAAGGTGACACTGGACAGAAAGGTGATCctggggagaaaggagaaagaggcATAGCAGGTGAGAAGGGGGAGATAGGACCAGGAGGGCCACCAGGAATTCAAGGAGCTCCTGGTTTAAAAGGGGATGCAGGGATGCAGGGAACAGTTGGGGCCCCTGGGAGAGAAGGGCTAACTGGACTTCCAGGCCGAAGAGGCGAAAAGGGCCAGAAGGGGGACTGCAAATCGGTTGAACCTGTAGCCTTTTCAGCTGGCCTTCAGAAAAGGAGAAGCTTCCCATTGCCAGGATCCCCCGTGAGATTTGAAAAGGTTTTCCTGAATGAAAATGAAGCATATCATGCGGAATCAGGCATATTTACTGCCAACACTGGAGGAGTCTATTCTTTCAGTTATCACCTGAGTGTTTCTGGCAAGGCGCTGAGGGCGGCGCTCTTCCACAACGGTGAAAGAGTTATGCAGGTGTCAAGCGTAAGGCAGCCTCCACAGAGTGTTTGCCAGGTCTCTGGATCGATGCTGGTTCACGTCTCTGAAGATGATGAGATTTGGCTTCAGATTTTGAATGGCTCTCAAAACGGGCTGGTGGCTGATGAAACCACTGATTCTGTATTTTCAGGGTTTCTGTTATACCCTGACTAATGAAATGAAGCATTATTACATATAGGGTTGGGAATAAGCACCCAACACCTGACAGCTTTGTGTCTTGGATCACACTCTAATTTATAGCATACCTAATATTTACACATTTTTCTCAATTTCACAGTTTCAGATTTATTGCTAGCATAGCTACTAAGCTGTAGAACAGCAGTGGCCAGTTCTTCCAGCTTTATCATTAGATTAGCACATGCAGAACTTTCTAGAGGCCTAAAACCAGAAACTCTAATAGACTTGTGAGATTTTGCACTAGGTTTCTAGCTCTCATGATATTTGATTAAACTGTTCCCTAAAGGGTGATTTTAAGGTTAAACTTCTTCACTCTTGCTTTGACAGTGGCTTATTGTCAGTTCTAAaattactgtgtttttattttgttatttttattattattattctgaagcAGCATTTCATCAATGTGGTATCATTGTTAATTGCTTGGATGAGGGCTGGGGACCGCCACTCTTAATTACTGGCTGAGACTAGCCTTCCTTCCGAGCGGCCTTGCTTCCTTGACCATTAAAGACGAtttccaaacaacatggaaaaTATAATAACAACTTTAGGATTTAATCCACAGATCTTACTTGACATGGGGTAAGGacaagcaaaaaacaacattaaacagcGAGTGGTAGATACTGAATGACAGGTAGACCTAGCCAGGTACCCAAAATTTCTAATTAGAGAAACTGGAAgatactttccagtagcaccttagagaccaactaagtttgttcttggtatgaactttcgtgtgcatgcacacttcttcagatgcactcagtgtgcatgcacacgaaagctcataccaagaacaaacttagttggtctctaaggtgctactggaaagaaatttttattttgttttgactatggcagaccaacacggctacccacctgtaactggaagataTTTGACTTCCCAAATGCCATACATAGCTAATCTCGAAATACCAAAACAATGAAGCGCTTTCACTTTGGCACGTTGTCAGGCCCTCCCTTCAGCAATTCAGGAAGGCCATTATAGGAAGATACCATAGAAGGAGAGGAAATGCCCATGTGGCTCTGGGCAGCGGGAAACAATGGAGCATGCCCTTCTTCATTGCCAGTATTATATAGACATTCAAGCCAGGTTTATCCAGCCCATCGTATATAAATTCCCAGAGCGTTCAGAACAACACAACATCTCCCTATTACTACAGGACGGAAGCCCAAAAGTCACGTATTCAGTTGCCAGATTCTGCGCTGCCATGATAGATACTCGTCAAAGGATGGTCTATGCTACAAATCAGTCCTAAAATGAAGGCCCATATTGTTAGATCTGTATCATTGAAGCCCCACCCCATATAGCTGTTTTAACTGGTCTTTTTTCATTCTTCTTATAAGTTTTTATTCACCCATTATTTATGCTTAATCAAATATTCT
The sequence above is drawn from the Lacerta agilis isolate rLacAgi1 chromosome 5, rLacAgi1.pri, whole genome shotgun sequence genome and encodes:
- the LOC117047433 gene encoding complement C1q and tumor necrosis factor-related protein 9A-like; its protein translation is MIPVLLIQALLSSALWSPARTTAIVSFSPYPLFTMESLSGVAETEDPKQAFTVPPDQDPETNVIDLVTDGGSRASSQIAVTPVATSFFNGVGGAGSKKNLLEPGAITTTTTSAIGSRQQVALELFSAPNTEHTSPAMGVSREENRTTRLVPFSGTNKGLAVGDRLDPAFSNAPKGNSTDTQRHCFCKIPAAEGQKRDQGEKENADVLRLARRRGELRSLVDVGQDITAERGDSRSRAAVGRPVSPHQAEQHGGSTDFSFPRGDKGEVGSPGPIGIPGPKGDTGEHGEPGPKGDTGQKGDPGEKGERGIAGEKGEIGPGGPPGIQGAPGLKGDAGMQGTVGAPGREGLTGLPGRRGEKGQKGDCKSVEPVAFSAGLQKRRSFPLPGSPVRFEKVFLNENEAYHAESGIFTANTGGVYSFSYHLSVSGKALRAALFHNGERVMQVSSVRQPPQSVCQVSGSMLVHVSEDDEIWLQILNGSQNGLVADETTDSVFSGFLLYPD